From the genome of Tripterygium wilfordii isolate XIE 37 chromosome 6, ASM1340144v1, whole genome shotgun sequence:
ACTGCTTCAAATCTAGTCTCACTCTTTTGGATAAGATCCGTTAACCATAGCAATTGGAACTCTCTTAGCAACAAATAATGCTAAGAGAAGTCGCTCTGCTCATGAACCTGAGAAGACACTATTTTGATGCAATTTCGTCCCGCAAACTACAAAATAAGCACTAAACAAGAAATAATAGTGCCAGTCTCTACAAAAATGCCATCGCCGTTGTCCAGTTGAACAGCATAATTGAGGATCACATGGTAAATCTACCATCAGTACATTCAGCTCTTTCACAAGAAGGTTAGTTAGCGTGCCGCTCAATCTAATGCACAATAAATTGGCTACCATTTATCAATAAGCATGTACATCAACCGACCATGCACTAACAAGTATCAATCAAATCAAGCACTCAGCATACAGTAACTCCAACGCCCTGTATATGCTATATCCATGGTAATTTACCTAAAGCTCCAGACTGAAGCATTTGGTACAAATAAAAAGCAGAAATGAAAATCAGATGGGAAAGATATTTAATTTAAGACAAAAACCTAATCCAAAAATGCCGGTAGCACCGAAAAGACCATTTAAAAGTCTACTGCTCCATTGCTGGACGCCATTGATTTGCCTGAAGTAGTTTTTCTATGATACTCCTTAGTGCAGGAGCGCTTACCCCACATTTCTGATCAGTAAAGCAGGATCTGCCTTCTTCAGAAGCCTTGCAGAGCTGCGGATCCATTGGTACTTTTCCGAGGAAAGGTACATTCATCTCCCTGCACATCTTTGCTGCACCACCACCACTGCTATCAAATATCTCAGTGAAAGCAATCAAATCTAGCCTTTCAGGTGCTTTTGTTTTCAAGAATTCAATAAACGCCTCAGTGACGTCTGTATGTTCACCTGTCTCCGACATTTTCATAAACCTAAAATCTGTCAGAGGCTGACACAACCCACTCATGTTCTCAACAACCCCCAGAATCGGTACCCCTACTTTCTTGCAGAAACTCACTTCTTTGCGGACATCAATTAGAGAAACCTGTTGTGGAGTAGTAACAATTATTGCACCATCTATTCCTGTTGCTTGGAGAAATTGAACGATTGAGATATGCTCATCCGAGGTTCCAGGTGGGGCATCAACCACCAAAAAATCAAGCTCTCCCCAGTACACATCCTTCAGGAATTGTTTGATGAGTCCATTCTTGCGAGGTCCCCTCCATATAACAGCATCATCTGGGTCAGGGAGCATGAACCCAATTGACATAACGCCAAGGTTGGACTCAACATAGACGGGAGACCAGCCAAGATTGCTCTGGTGAATATCTTGACCTTCCAGgccaagcatctttgggatgcTTGGGCCACAAATGTCGATATCCAGAAGACCCACCTGGAAGTCCATAGCTGCTAGTGCGTATGAGATTTGGGCAGAGAATGTGCTCTTGCCAACTCCACCCTTTCCAGACAAGACAAGTATCTTATGCTTAACAGTAGCCAGTCGTTCCGCAATTGCAACCAAGTCTGTAGAAACAACATACATAAATAAGGAAAATATCAAATCTTTAGAAGACGGAAATAAAATTGGATCAAGTCTAGGTTGTATACAAGTTTTGAATTCCCACATATATGAAGCAATTAGAACAAAAAATGGGAATATACACATTCCCATCAAATGAAATTCATGGACATCAGAACTTAAGGTTTCATTTACCAATTCAAATTGCATTCCAAATATATTTTGGGTCAGTAAAGATGATAATTCAAGCATACATATAGAAACTTAATCTGCAAGTTCCTCCAGCCTTAACACAAAAAAGACTTGACATGTTTTATAAAGGAAAAGATTGTATAAATGGCTCCAATTAAGTTT
Proteins encoded in this window:
- the LOC119999977 gene encoding cytosolic Fe-S cluster assembly factor NBP35-like, which codes for MDNGEIPENANEHCPGPQSESAGKSDACEGCPNQEVCATAPKGPDPDLVAIAERLATVKHKILVLSGKGGVGKSTFSAQISYALAAMDFQVGLLDIDICGPSIPKMLGLEGQDIHQSNLGWSPVYVESNLGVMSIGFMLPDPDDAVIWRGPRKNGLIKQFLKDVYWGELDFLVVDAPPGTSDEHISIVQFLQATGIDGAIIVTTPQQVSLIDVRKEVSFCKKVGVPILGVVENMSGLCQPLTDFRFMKMSETGEHTDVTEAFIEFLKTKAPERLDLIAFTEIFDSSGGGAAKMCREMNVPFLGKVPMDPQLCKASEEGRSCFTDQKCGVSAPALRSIIEKLLQANQWRPAMEQ